In the Sandaracinus amylolyticus genome, ATGTGCTCGAGGGCCGATGGCGCATCACCGCGCTGCTCGGTCGCGGAGGGCACGCCGGCGTCTATCGAGGCCAGCACGCGCGCCTCCGTTACCCGGTCGCGATCAAGACGCTCTCGGTCGATCCGCGCTCTGCGATCGCCGACGACCTGCGCTCGCGATTGCTGACCGAGGCCGAGATCGGCGCGCTCGTGCGGCACCCCAACGTGCTGAAGATCTTCGACGTCGGGAGCACATCCGCGGGCGAGCCCTACCTCGTGATGGAGCTCGTCGAGGGCGAGACGCTGCGCGAGCGGCTCGATCGCGGACCGCTCACGATCGCGCAGGCCGTCGACGTCGCGCGCCAGGTGCTCGCCGGCCTCAGCGCGCTCGCGCAGCACGGCATCGTCCATCGCGACGTGAAGCCCTCGAACATCATGCTCAAGCCAGGCCGTCGCGGCGTGCGCGCGAAGCTGATCGATCTCGGTGTGGCGCGAAGGCTGCGCGGCAACGCCGGGGGCGATCAGGGCGAGGGGTTCCTGGTCGGCACGCCGAGCTACATGGCGCCCGAGCAGCTGCGCGCGCAGCTCGTCGATCCCCGCGCCGACGTGTACTCGCTCGGCGTCGTCCTCTACGAGTCGCTCACCGGCTCGGTGCCGCCGCGACCGACGTTCGTCGAGCGCTACGCGGTCGAGCCCGAGCTCGAGATCGACGAGCTCCCGCCGGTCCGGCAGAAGCGCCCCGAGTGCCCGCCCTGG is a window encoding:
- a CDS encoding serine/threonine-protein kinase — translated: MSEDGSISRGPVPGDVLEGRWRITALLGRGGHAGVYRGQHARLRYPVAIKTLSVDPRSAIADDLRSRLLTEAEIGALVRHPNVLKIFDVGSTSAGEPYLVMELVEGETLRERLDRGPLTIAQAVDVARQVLAGLSALAQHGIVHRDVKPSNIMLKPGRRGVRAKLIDLGVARRLRGNAGGDQGEGFLVGTPSYMAPEQLRAQLVDPRADVYSLGVVLYESLTGSVPPRPTFVERYAVEPELEIDELPPVRQKRPECPPWLESIVKRCVAVDRNARYQSAAAAAEALAVLARDLGLPSGARAWVEDPTRAPIRTIDDAGPDERTTRHIRRGGGSRRVPWQS